In a single window of the Acidobacteriota bacterium genome:
- a CDS encoding DUF1553 domain-containing protein: MRKADLAKKLLLLATIITCAFVFGSNTSGAAPDVFKEKVLPILEQNCAGCHGAKIQRSGLDLRTEKSTLKGGTRGPAIVSGNPEKSLLFRLITHKEEPAMPMGGKLGDAEIAVIAEWIKGLEPKTVAAAESAPVRQPGYSITDKDRQFWSFVKPVRPAVPQVKMRSWVKNDIDAFVLAKLEAKGLRPSPAASPRDLLRRVYFDLIGLPPSPEEMDAFLKDPSDAAYQKVVEKLLASEHYGERWGRHWLDLARYADSGGYEFDYDRPHAWRYRDWVIRAFNADMPYDKFILEQLAGDELKPAAETKAEDLIPTGFLRNGPTVDNADNEQTRSDELDDMVATTSSVFLGLTVGCARCHDHKYDPIPQKDYYRMQAVFFPFKKTEKLLVHEEEKKAHAVANKAIEEKLKPYKAQIAAIEKRVREKLMAEKVEFHVKLAESAGTINEQTREQYRKETAERFAKAVNLQPEEIDEQLTDEEKAARKVVQKEIDEINKTRPKMLPAVMGVTDVEKPEQAYLLKRGDISMKADPVGPGLPQVLCGESDLNPAGRRKQLADWIVSKDNPLTARVVVNRIWQYHFGKGIVRTPSDFGATGDKPSHPELLDWLASEFMNPQSAIRNPQSKAWSWKAMHRLIVTSNAYRQSSKLNENSAATDSENHLLWRFNPQRLEAESIRDSILFISGKLNTEMYGPGIYPRIDPDIINTGSRPRWPLDAKDNETTWRRSVYIFVKRSVLLPMIEVFDCPATTVPGPVRAVSTVSPQALALMNNEFVLQQSGFFAERVAAQAGSDTRKQIATAFNLALNRQPSEKELAWAQEFLQKQTAGYAERKNEKPEAAALRDFCHAMFNLSEFLYLD, from the coding sequence ATGCGAAAAGCAGACTTGGCGAAAAAGTTGTTGCTGTTGGCGACAATCATAACTTGTGCATTTGTCTTTGGTTCCAACACATCTGGCGCTGCGCCGGATGTGTTCAAAGAGAAAGTTTTGCCCATCCTGGAACAGAATTGCGCAGGTTGCCACGGCGCGAAGATTCAACGTTCCGGGCTTGATCTGCGAACGGAAAAATCCACGCTCAAAGGTGGCACGCGCGGCCCAGCCATTGTTTCCGGCAATCCCGAAAAAAGTCTGTTGTTTCGTCTGATCACGCACAAGGAAGAACCCGCCATGCCGATGGGCGGCAAACTCGGCGACGCGGAAATCGCCGTGATTGCGGAATGGATCAAAGGACTGGAACCCAAAACCGTTGCCGCTGCGGAGTCCGCGCCGGTTCGCCAACCCGGTTACAGCATCACCGACAAAGATCGTCAGTTTTGGTCATTCGTGAAGCCGGTTCGCCCGGCGGTTCCGCAAGTCAAAATGCGTTCGTGGGTGAAAAATGACATTGACGCTTTCGTGCTGGCCAAGCTGGAAGCCAAGGGCTTGCGGCCATCGCCTGCGGCGTCACCGCGCGATTTGCTGCGCCGCGTGTATTTCGATTTGATCGGTTTGCCGCCTTCACCAGAAGAAATGGATGCGTTTTTGAAAGACCCGTCCGATGCCGCCTATCAAAAAGTCGTCGAAAAGCTTCTGGCTTCCGAACATTACGGAGAGCGTTGGGGACGGCATTGGCTTGATTTGGCTCGGTATGCAGACAGTGGCGGCTATGAATTTGATTACGACCGGCCACACGCCTGGCGGTATCGCGATTGGGTGATTCGCGCATTCAACGCCGATATGCCGTACGACAAATTCATTCTTGAGCAATTGGCCGGCGATGAACTGAAACCCGCCGCTGAAACCAAAGCGGAAGATTTGATTCCCACTGGGTTTTTACGCAACGGCCCGACGGTAGACAATGCCGACAATGAACAAACGCGTTCGGATGAACTGGACGATATGGTGGCGACGACTTCATCCGTGTTTCTGGGGCTGACGGTCGGTTGCGCGCGATGCCACGACCACAAATACGATCCGATTCCGCAAAAGGATTATTACCGCATGCAAGCCGTTTTCTTCCCATTCAAGAAAACGGAAAAGTTGCTGGTCCATGAGGAAGAAAAGAAAGCGCATGCCGTCGCCAACAAAGCGATTGAAGAGAAACTGAAGCCGTACAAAGCCCAGATCGCCGCCATCGAAAAACGTGTTCGCGAAAAACTGATGGCGGAAAAAGTCGAATTTCACGTCAAGCTGGCTGAATCTGCCGGAACGATCAACGAGCAGACGCGCGAACAATACCGAAAGGAAACTGCCGAACGCTTTGCCAAAGCCGTCAATCTGCAACCCGAAGAGATTGATGAACAGTTGACAGACGAAGAGAAAGCCGCTCGCAAAGTTGTTCAAAAAGAAATTGACGAGATCAACAAGACGCGGCCGAAGATGCTGCCTGCGGTGATGGGTGTGACGGATGTCGAAAAGCCTGAGCAGGCGTATTTGCTCAAACGCGGCGACATCAGCATGAAAGCCGATCCGGTCGGTCCAGGTTTGCCGCAAGTTCTGTGTGGCGAAAGCGATTTGAATCCGGCAGGGCGACGCAAGCAACTGGCCGATTGGATCGTCAGCAAAGACAACCCGCTGACGGCGCGCGTTGTCGTCAATCGCATCTGGCAATATCACTTCGGCAAAGGAATCGTCCGCACGCCCAGCGATTTCGGTGCGACCGGCGATAAACCAAGCCACCCTGAGTTGCTGGATTGGCTGGCCAGTGAATTTATGAATCCGCAATCCGCAATCCGCAATCCGCAATCGAAGGCCTGGAGTTGGAAGGCCATGCATCGGTTGATCGTGACTTCAAACGCGTATCGCCAATCCAGCAAACTCAATGAAAACTCGGCTGCGACGGATTCCGAAAATCATTTGTTGTGGCGATTCAACCCGCAGCGATTGGAAGCCGAAAGCATACGCGACAGCATCCTGTTCATCAGCGGCAAATTGAACACGGAAATGTACGGCCCAGGCATTTACCCGCGCATTGACCCGGACATTATCAACACCGGTTCGCGCCCGCGCTGGCCGCTGGACGCCAAAGACAACGAAACGACCTGGCGGCGCAGCGTTTACATTTTCGTCAAACGATCTGTGCTGTTGCCGATGATCGAAGTGTTCGATTGTCCGGCGACGACAGTACCCGGCCCGGTCAGAGCCGTTTCCACCGTTTCGCCCCAAGCCTTGGCATTGATGAACAACGAATTTGTGCTGCAACAGTCTGGCTTTTTCGCCGAACGGGTTGCCGCCCAAGCGGGCAGCGACACGCGCAAACAAATCGCCACGGCTTTCAATCTGGCGCTCAATCGCCAGCCGAGCGAAAAAGAACTGGCTTGGGCGCAGGAGTTCTTGCAGAAACAAACCGCCGGGTACGCCGAGCGCAAAAACGAAAAGCCGGAGGCTGCGGCGCTTCGTGATTTCTGTCACGCGATGTTCAACTTGAGCGAGTTTCTCTACCTGGATTGA
- the pulA gene encoding type I pullulanase: MMNTDSTARLAPIHYASTPPLAHPADGVVSTRPLGAIYTPEQTTFRVWAPTASELTLNLYQSPTGGEATRVSMSKLDDGCWEADVKGNQLGMYYTYSAVGEDPRFDSSRELLDPYANAVTNHEGRSIVVHDETPVADRPDFPISEAVIYEMHVRDFTIDPDSGIQRRGKYLGLTETGSHLTGRLDVTTGLDHLVELGVNVVQLMPINEFHNQKSEDQYGWGYDVVHHFSPEGWYATERFDARRISEVKRMIDALHRRNIRVTLDVVFNHTFEATDRGRIYSFDGLVPGYYYRLKQDGSYWNGSGVGNEFRTEAPMVHRYIIDCLRHWVNEYKIDGFRFDLMGLIDRETLRLIAEKLRAIDPNLLIYGEPWAGGSTPIEITWKGAQRSQGWSVFNDHYRDALKGNVFNARETGFAQSGHHIHGTKLGIRGAIDDFSDSPLEAINYVECHDNHTLWDRLKISTIDDARITDADRRAMDKLAAVALFTSQGIPFIQAGQEFLRTKGGDHNSYDKPDAVNMIRWREKLEHRDVYEYYQGLIALRRAHPLFRLETGEDVREGLRFLDDQLGLAVPLGCIAYLIEDVTGRDTWSRALVILNASPRVAELKIPQGNWQVFGDNKEVSAVALQLKAPLVAEGKATAAPRSALILGEIR, encoded by the coding sequence ATGATGAACACAGATTCGACCGCTCGTTTAGCTCCAATTCACTACGCATCCACGCCGCCGCTTGCGCATCCGGCGGATGGAGTTGTTTCAACCCGCCCGCTTGGAGCGATTTACACGCCTGAACAGACGACCTTTCGCGTGTGGGCGCCGACCGCCAGCGAATTGACGCTGAATTTGTATCAATCGCCAACCGGTGGCGAAGCAACACGGGTTTCCATGTCCAAGCTCGATGACGGCTGTTGGGAAGCCGACGTCAAAGGGAACCAGCTTGGCATGTACTACACCTACTCGGCTGTCGGCGAAGACCCCAGATTCGATTCCTCGCGCGAACTGCTGGACCCTTACGCCAACGCGGTCACGAACCACGAAGGGCGGAGCATTGTTGTTCACGACGAAACTCCTGTGGCCGACCGGCCAGATTTTCCCATCTCCGAAGCAGTCATTTATGAAATGCACGTCCGCGATTTCACAATTGATCCGGATTCGGGGATTCAGCGTCGCGGCAAATATCTGGGTTTGACTGAAACCGGGTCACATTTGACCGGGCGGCTGGATGTTACAACCGGCTTGGATCATTTGGTGGAACTGGGCGTCAATGTTGTTCAACTGATGCCCATCAATGAATTTCACAACCAGAAATCCGAGGATCAATATGGTTGGGGATATGACGTGGTGCACCATTTTTCGCCGGAAGGCTGGTACGCCACCGAACGTTTTGACGCTCGTCGCATCAGCGAAGTGAAGCGGATGATTGACGCGCTGCACCGTCGCAACATTCGCGTCACGCTGGATGTGGTTTTCAATCATACGTTTGAAGCGACAGATCGTGGCCGCATTTACAGCTTCGATGGATTGGTGCCGGGCTATTACTACCGGTTGAAACAGGATGGCAGTTATTGGAACGGTTCGGGCGTCGGCAACGAATTTCGCACCGAAGCGCCGATGGTTCACCGTTACATCATTGATTGCCTGCGGCATTGGGTGAACGAATACAAAATTGACGGCTTCCGGTTCGACCTGATGGGATTGATTGATCGCGAAACGCTGCGGCTGATTGCCGAAAAGCTTCGCGCAATTGATCCGAATCTACTGATTTATGGTGAGCCGTGGGCTGGCGGTTCGACGCCGATCGAAATTACCTGGAAAGGGGCGCAGCGCAGTCAGGGATGGTCTGTATTCAATGACCATTACCGCGACGCGTTGAAAGGGAATGTGTTCAACGCGCGCGAAACCGGGTTTGCCCAATCCGGCCACCATATTCACGGAACCAAACTGGGCATTCGCGGAGCGATTGACGATTTCAGCGATTCTCCACTGGAAGCGATCAATTACGTTGAATGCCACGATAATCACACGCTTTGGGATCGGCTGAAAATCTCCACGATTGACGATGCGCGAATCACGGACGCCGATCGCCGCGCGATGGATAAACTTGCCGCCGTGGCGCTGTTTACCTCGCAAGGCATTCCGTTCATTCAAGCCGGGCAGGAATTCCTCAGAACCAAAGGCGGCGACCATAACAGCTACGACAAACCGGACGCCGTGAACATGATTCGCTGGCGCGAGAAGCTGGAACATCGCGACGTGTATGAGTATTACCAGGGACTGATCGCGCTTCGCCGCGCGCACCCGCTGTTTCGGCTGGAAACTGGGGAGGACGTTCGTGAGGGCTTGCGATTTCTGGATGACCAACTCGGCTTGGCAGTGCCGCTGGGGTGCATCGCGTATTTAATTGAAGACGTTACCGGTCGGGACACGTGGTCGCGAGCTTTGGTGATTTTGAACGCCAGCCCACGTGTCGCCGAATTGAAAATTCCACAAGGGAATTGGCAAGTATTCGGAGACAACAAGGAAGTCAGCGCCGTCGCTCTTCAATTGAAAGCGCCGCTTGTTGCAGAAGGCAAAGCGACCGCCGCGCCCAGAAGCGCGTTGATTTTAGGAGAGATCCGTTGA
- a CDS encoding YncE family protein, giving the protein MKTRKSGFLAASLLLCAAFGSSQAQSGYHIINKITLGGEGGWDYLAVDPEARRLYVSHSIKVVVVDVETGKVVGEIPNTNGIHGIAIAHDLGRGFTSNGRDATVTIFDLKTLAIIGSAKTGGNPDAIMYEPLTKRVFAFNRVRASAEASTTVIDAAKGEVIKTVLLGGRPEFAVTDGKGTVFVNLDDKNEIAVIDAKELTIKARWSLSPGEGPSGLAMDAKKRRLFSVCENKKMIVMNADNGKVIAEIPIGAGTDGAAFDPGTGFAFSSNGGDGTLTVVHEIAPGKFAAETIKTQPGARTMTVDLQTHRLYLSTAEFGPPPAPTTERPNPRPVAKPGSFMVLVLGK; this is encoded by the coding sequence ATGAAAACCCGCAAGTCTGGCTTTTTGGCAGCATCACTGCTGCTCTGTGCAGCATTCGGTTCATCGCAGGCTCAATCCGGCTACCATATCATCAACAAAATCACACTCGGCGGCGAAGGGGGCTGGGATTATCTAGCAGTAGACCCCGAAGCGCGCAGGCTTTACGTTTCGCACTCGATCAAAGTCGTTGTCGTTGATGTCGAAACCGGCAAAGTGGTCGGGGAAATTCCAAACACAAATGGCATTCACGGCATTGCGATCGCTCACGATCTCGGTCGTGGTTTCACCAGCAATGGCCGTGACGCGACAGTGACGATTTTCGATTTGAAAACGCTGGCGATCATTGGCAGCGCCAAAACCGGCGGCAACCCGGATGCGATCATGTACGAACCTCTAACGAAACGCGTTTTCGCGTTTAACCGCGTTCGAGCCTCCGCCGAAGCCAGCACGACGGTGATTGATGCAGCCAAAGGCGAAGTCATCAAAACCGTCTTGCTCGGTGGACGACCAGAGTTTGCCGTGACAGACGGAAAAGGCACGGTTTTCGTCAATCTCGATGACAAAAACGAAATTGCCGTGATTGACGCCAAGGAATTGACAATCAAAGCACGCTGGTCGCTTTCGCCGGGCGAAGGGCCGAGCGGCCTGGCCATGGATGCCAAAAAGCGCCGCCTGTTTTCGGTTTGCGAGAACAAAAAGATGATCGTGATGAATGCAGACAACGGCAAGGTCATCGCCGAAATCCCCATCGGTGCCGGAACGGATGGGGCGGCGTTTGATCCGGGCACAGGTTTCGCCTTTAGTTCCAATGGTGGCGATGGCACGCTCACCGTTGTGCACGAAATTGCGCCGGGAAAATTCGCCGCTGAGACTATCAAGACTCAACCGGGCGCGCGAACAATGACCGTTGATCTGCAAACGCACCGGTTGTACCTCTCGACGGCTGAGTTCGGGCCTCCGCCTGCGCCAACCACAGAACGGCCTAATCCACGCCCTGTGGCAAAGCCCGGCAGCTTTATGGTGCTGGTCTTGGGGAAATAA
- a CDS encoding TonB-dependent receptor has product MLYRLLHLSLVLVLTVLITPAQTAHSITGLVLDQNDAALPKARVTLRQIINQRTHYTITEANGTFRFEKVEVGDYELKVEREGFQTITKPVNIGAKPLPPFRIVLSVAELQQDVTIEASTTQVNTDTGNNQDTVAIDRQLLKSLPSFDQDVIAMASRFLDAGAIGTGGVTLIVDGMEVNKAGVTASAIQEIKINNNPYSAEYSRPGRGRIEVTTKPGTPQYHGEFNWTFRDAHLNARDPFAATRAPEQRRMYEGNLTGPVSKNKKRPFSFLISAERDEQDQQAVIFARTPGGDLRQNSPAPASDTEFALRLTRQMSDKTTASVHYSFEGRNARNQGIGGFNLPEVATNSLFREDEVRVNVNSILSPKLVHQVNFLLGKYRAPVVSVNNAPRVVVQEAFTSGGAQADFTRTEEHWTWNEVLSYSEGKHFVKGGVQIPDFSRRGIFDRTNQLGTFFFASLADYQQSRPYNFIQQQGQTDLHFWEVVAGAFVQDEIRVRPSLNIAIGLRYDWQNYFGDHNNIAPRFGFAFAPGKARKTVVRGGVGVFYDRSGPQPISDILRFDGQRLRRYVLANPGFPNPLANGQSLSAQPVSVVRFSPEIVIPYSLQFGLGLERQLQPKLTLAVNYVGTRGIDLFRSRDINAPPPPLFAVRPDSNFTVIRQIESSARSTSHSLEIALRGTLSKHFNGIIQYALGRARNDTSGVAAFPANSYDLRSEWARADFDQRHRFVMTGVFKAHDYFNLGMALTLNTGAPYTLTTGRDDNHDSFALDRPTGIGRNTLQGPGYAQFDLRWSREFHLSKAKKEDGPSLSLHADAFNVFNRVNYVGFIGNQNSPFFGQAVAARPPRRLQFALRFTF; this is encoded by the coding sequence ATGCTGTATCGCTTGTTGCATTTAAGTTTGGTTTTAGTACTCACAGTGTTGATTACACCGGCCCAGACTGCGCATTCGATTACTGGGTTGGTACTCGATCAAAATGATGCTGCGTTGCCCAAAGCACGTGTGACGCTGCGCCAGATCATCAACCAACGCACTCATTACACAATCACTGAGGCGAATGGCACATTTCGCTTCGAAAAAGTCGAGGTGGGCGATTATGAGCTTAAAGTTGAACGCGAAGGCTTTCAGACAATCACCAAACCCGTAAACATTGGTGCCAAGCCGCTTCCGCCGTTCCGCATTGTGCTCTCCGTCGCTGAATTGCAACAAGATGTCACGATCGAAGCCTCCACGACACAAGTTAACACCGACACAGGCAATAACCAGGATACCGTAGCGATTGACCGGCAATTGCTGAAAAGCCTGCCTTCATTCGACCAGGATGTGATTGCAATGGCTTCGCGCTTTCTGGATGCAGGTGCCATCGGCACTGGCGGAGTGACCCTGATTGTGGATGGGATGGAAGTCAATAAAGCGGGTGTCACGGCTTCGGCAATTCAGGAAATTAAGATCAATAACAATCCATATTCCGCCGAATACTCGCGGCCAGGACGTGGCCGAATTGAAGTCACAACGAAACCCGGCACGCCGCAATATCACGGAGAGTTCAACTGGACGTTCCGCGACGCCCATTTGAACGCGCGCGATCCGTTTGCGGCGACTCGCGCGCCCGAACAGCGGCGGATGTATGAAGGCAATCTGACCGGGCCGGTCAGTAAAAACAAAAAACGCCCCTTTTCATTCCTGATCAGCGCCGAACGCGACGAACAAGATCAGCAAGCCGTTATCTTCGCTCGGACGCCAGGCGGAGATTTGCGGCAAAATTCGCCTGCGCCAGCATCCGATACCGAATTTGCCCTACGGCTGACACGGCAAATGAGTGATAAAACAACGGCTTCCGTTCATTATTCGTTTGAGGGACGCAACGCTCGCAATCAAGGCATTGGCGGTTTCAACCTGCCTGAAGTCGCGACGAATTCCTTGTTTCGCGAAGATGAAGTGCGAGTGAACGTCAACTCGATCCTTTCGCCGAAGCTGGTTCACCAAGTCAATTTCCTACTCGGTAAATATCGTGCTCCAGTTGTCAGCGTGAATAATGCTCCGCGTGTGGTCGTACAGGAAGCTTTCACCAGTGGCGGTGCCCAGGCCGATTTCACACGTACGGAAGAACATTGGACTTGGAACGAAGTGCTTTCGTATTCCGAAGGCAAGCATTTCGTCAAAGGCGGAGTGCAGATTCCTGATTTCAGCCGACGCGGCATTTTTGACCGCACGAATCAACTTGGCACATTCTTCTTTGCCTCGCTGGCTGATTACCAACAGAGCCGGCCATACAACTTCATTCAACAACAAGGCCAAACTGATCTGCATTTCTGGGAAGTGGTGGCAGGCGCATTCGTACAGGATGAAATCCGTGTGAGGCCCTCGCTGAACATTGCGATAGGCTTGCGCTACGACTGGCAAAACTATTTTGGCGATCACAACAACATTGCGCCGCGCTTTGGGTTTGCCTTTGCGCCCGGTAAAGCGCGCAAAACGGTAGTGCGCGGAGGAGTGGGCGTCTTTTACGACCGCAGCGGGCCACAACCCATTTCAGACATCTTGCGATTTGACGGACAGCGATTGCGCCGATACGTGCTTGCCAATCCAGGCTTTCCAAATCCGCTGGCAAACGGGCAATCTCTATCCGCGCAACCGGTGAGCGTGGTGCGGTTTTCTCCAGAAATTGTCATCCCTTATTCTCTGCAATTCGGTCTGGGCCTTGAACGACAACTGCAACCGAAACTGACGCTGGCGGTCAACTACGTCGGGACACGCGGCATTGACCTTTTCCGCTCGCGCGATATTAACGCGCCTCCGCCGCCGCTTTTCGCTGTGCGGCCTGATTCAAACTTTACGGTGATTCGTCAGATCGAATCTTCAGCGCGTTCGACCAGCCACTCTCTCGAAATCGCACTGCGCGGCACACTCTCCAAACATTTCAATGGCATCATCCAATATGCGCTCGGACGAGCACGAAATGACACCAGTGGTGTGGCAGCGTTTCCGGCCAATAGCTACGATTTACGTAGTGAATGGGCGCGTGCCGATTTCGATCAGCGCCATCGGTTCGTCATGACGGGCGTCTTCAAGGCGCACGATTATTTCAACCTGGGAATGGCACTTACGTTGAACACAGGAGCGCCCTATACGCTGACAACCGGACGCGACGACAATCACGACAGCTTCGCGCTGGATCGTCCAACGGGCATCGGCCGCAACACACTGCAAGGGCCTGGATACGCACAATTCGACCTGCGCTGGTCACGGGAGTTCCACTTATCTAAAGCAAAGAAAGAGGATGGGCCGTCGCTAAGCCTACATGCCGATGCGTTTAACGTGTTCAACCGCGTCAATTATGTGGGATTTATTGGGAACCAGAACTCTCCGTTTTTTGGTCAAGCTGTAGCCGCACGCCCACCGCGGCGGCTGCAGTTCGCCTTACGATTCACGTTTTAA